A window from Littorina saxatilis isolate snail1 linkage group LG9, US_GU_Lsax_2.0, whole genome shotgun sequence encodes these proteins:
- the LOC138977289 gene encoding uncharacterized protein gives MTDLTLSQTNETSPVWQYPAAVVIATTVVTSAVTLAGLLLNAVLVMTIQCSPSLKTPPNSHLLNICLNNLVLGVHALLALPSLHLNGVHVHSKGSEVLSGLQLFLLMHCLLQYWGAFASIGYYRFRTIHHPSLSLRVRKLIVSRAITTSWIISLLLAMTFSLTSAQASVYLPCTLDPFRCSFYLDTPKTPNTDERGSGEELGDMMWPQDSELVVVMALVVVVLLLGLLVILASYYSICRTLNVAGRMGKTRISPWPPTSPSLPSLPSLPSPPPITSLARPVHVPVSDAGDASSNRAAVASGGRSYRPEPEGQLFCVTGPQGSGFEATWIVHYQKLDHGDFIDDLLTLEKAGHVMHSSRSASSRRELYASKRPLGATLSNGSTTSSVKTSTSNCPDFSDISLGADIVRLQKLRCSSALKKQSVRRERGSLSNASKNSLVMLIIYLCCSLPLIVCQVPGSLKKLAPDQRVMVLLACRVVFLLNSPIYPLWYLVFSVRVKKCLTRMCDTLLLRFHHR, from the exons ATGACGGACCTGACGTTATCACAGACCAACGAGACGTCACCAGTGTGGCAGTACCCGGCGGCTGTCGTCATCGCGACGACGGTGGTGACGTCAGCAGTGACCTTGGCGGGGTTGTTGCTGAACGCTGTGCTGGTGATGACCATCCAGTGCTCGCCCAGCCTGAAGACGCCGCCCAACTCACACCTGCTGAACATATGCCTCAACAACCTGGTGTTGGGTGTGCACGCGCTGCTGGCGCTGCCCTCATTGCACCTGAACGGGGTGCATGTGCACTCCAAGGGCAGCGAGGTGCTGTCCGGCCTGCAGCTCTTCTTGCTCATGCACTGTCTGCTGCAG TATTGGGGAGCCTTCGCCTCCATAGGCTACTACCGCTTCAGAACCATCCACCACCCGTCCCTCTCGCTGCGTGTGAGGAAACTCATCGTGTCCCGTGCCATCACCACTTCTTGGATTATCTCCCTTCTCTTGGCCATGACCTTCAGCCTCACTTCCGCTCAGGCCAGCGTTTACCTCCCCTGCACGCTGGATCCCTTCCGGTGCAGTTTTTATCTGGACACTCCCAAAACTCCCAACACTGACGAGCGAGGGAGTGGTGAGGAGCTTGGAGACATGATGTGGCCGCAGGATTCAGAGCtg GTGGTGGTAATGGCGCTTGTGGTGGTCGTGCTGCTGCTGGGCCTGCTCGTCATCCTGGCTTCCTACTACAGCATCTGTCGCACGCTCAACGTGGCCGGCAGGATGGGCAAAACCCGCATCTCCCCCTGGCCCCCTacatctccctccctcccctctctcccatcgctcccctccccccctcccatcaCCTCCCTCGCCCGTCCTGtgcatgtgcctgtgtctgATGCCGGGGATGCGTCGTCGAATCGCGCGGCTGTAGCTTCTGGGGGACGGTCTTATAG ACCAGAGCCGGAAGGTCAGCTGTTCTGCGTGACTGGCCCACAGGGGAGTGGCTTTGAGGCAACGTGGATTGTCCACTACCAGAAGCTTGACCATGGCGATTTTATTGACGACCTTCTGACGCTGGAAAAAGCGGGGCACGTGATG CATAGCAGTCGCTCAGCGTCCTCCAGACGCGAGTTGTACGCCAGCAAGCGCCCTCTGGGGGCCACGCTCAGTAACGGAAGTACCACGTCATCGGTCAAAACATCCACCAGCAATTGCCCGGACTTCTCCGACATTTCTCTTGGGGCCGACATCGTCAGACTTCAGAAACTACGATGCAG CTCTGCCCTGAAGAAGCAGTCAGTACGGAGGGAGAGGGGCAGCCTGAGCAATGCCTCCAAGAACAGCCTTGTCATGCTCATCATCTACCTGTGTTGTTCTCTGCCTCTCATTGTGTGTCAG GTACCAGGTTCCCTGAAGAAACTAGCCCCCGATCAGCGTGTGATGGTCTTGCTGGCGTGCCGTGTTGTCTTCCTCCTCAACTCTCCCATCTACCCGCTCTGGTACCTCGTCTTCAGCGTCAGGGTCAAGAAATGCCTCACCAGGATGTGTGACACGCTTCTCCTTCGTTTTCACCATCGGTAG
- the LOC138977290 gene encoding uncharacterized protein gives MLHENRETTRSRVVIFSDALSVLQSVQNPRNKELNTLASALTNLQQSTEQTVIQWIPSHCNIQGNEEADRLAKEGGQLPQDEQEVTYEEAKTIVKEKQKRRWLHQHPDYYKKDAYYLLPRDDQVVIVRLRTGHCRLKHHLYTKFHIGDSASCPCGTSPMTVQHFLQDCPTHQNLRAETWPADTQMRDKLYGPMESLRRTAAFIRASGVAV, from the coding sequence ATGTTACACGAGAACAGGGAAACAACCCGCTCCAGAGTGGTTATCTTCTCTGATGCCTTATCAGTCCTGCAATCAGTCCAGAACCCACGGAACAAGGAACTGAACACCCTTGCCTCTGCACTGACCAACTTACAGCAATCCACTGAGCAAACAGTCATCCAGTGGATTCCATCACACTGCAACATACAGGGCAATGAGGAAGCTGACCGACTGGCAAAAGAAGGTGGTCAGCTCCCACAGGATGAACAAGAAGTCACCTATGAAGAGGCCAAGACTATAGTCAAAGAGAAGCAGAAGAGAAGATGGCTCCACCAACACCCAGACTACTACAAAAAGGATGCCTACTACCTCCTACCCAGAGATGACCAAGTGGTCATTGTGAGACTGAGAACAGGCCATTGCAGACTCAAACATCACCTGTATACCAAATTCCACATTGGTGATTCTGCATCGTGCCCCTGTGGCACATCTCCAATGACAGTGCAACACTTCCTGCAGGACTGTCCAACACACCAAAACTTGCGAGCAGAGACCTGGCCTGCTGACACACAGATGAGGGACAAACTCTATGGACCCATGGagagcctccggcgtacagcagccttcatcagggcctccggagttgctgtctga